One Salinicoccus roseus genomic region harbors:
- a CDS encoding YeeE/YedE family protein → MTTRVQPVNEARDPVRRDSLALSPPQKALVGGGIAVSFILFLYLAATQSMMQPMLMIIGLLLGFTLFHARFGFTSAFRRMMSVGNGQAMRAHMLMLAVAVTLFAPILAFGTTFFGEAVSGYVSPVGVSLIVGAFIFGIGMQLGGGCASGTLYAIGGGRTVMFITLIFFIVGATVGAYHLPFWTEEMPSFEPVSLATSTGLGYGGAWIVSLIIFGLIALATIIIEKKRNAPKMAPLPTSRGWKRLVRGSWPLFAAAIALAVLNALTLMTRGQPWGITSAFALWGSKVAGFFGIDVAEWGYWQGANAAALESSIFADTTTVLNFGVILGAFIASAAGGLFKFTKITLGNFSASVIGGLLMGYGARLAFGCNIGAYFGGIASFSMHGYIWGILALAGTFLALYLRPLFGLSVPKSNDSVC, encoded by the coding sequence ATGACCACAAGAGTTCAACCCGTTAATGAAGCAAGGGATCCGGTAAGACGTGATTCACTTGCTTTGAGTCCGCCCCAAAAAGCATTGGTTGGCGGCGGTATTGCAGTCAGTTTCATCTTATTTCTATACTTGGCGGCCACACAGTCGATGATGCAGCCCATGCTGATGATCATTGGCCTGCTGCTCGGTTTCACATTGTTCCATGCCCGATTCGGTTTCACTTCGGCCTTCAGGCGCATGATGTCGGTGGGCAATGGCCAGGCGATGCGTGCCCATATGCTGATGCTGGCTGTGGCCGTGACATTATTTGCACCCATTCTGGCCTTCGGCACCACCTTTTTCGGCGAGGCGGTTTCTGGCTATGTCTCCCCGGTCGGTGTAAGTCTGATCGTCGGCGCATTCATCTTCGGCATCGGCATGCAGCTTGGCGGCGGCTGTGCCTCAGGCACGCTCTATGCCATCGGCGGCGGCCGTACCGTCATGTTCATCACGCTGATATTCTTTATTGTCGGTGCAACAGTGGGCGCATATCACCTGCCATTCTGGACAGAGGAGATGCCTTCATTCGAACCCGTTTCACTCGCAACATCGACCGGTCTCGGCTACGGGGGCGCATGGATTGTATCCCTCATAATATTCGGCTTGATTGCACTGGCCACAATCATCATCGAAAAGAAGAGGAATGCACCAAAAATGGCACCCCTTCCTACTTCACGCGGATGGAAGCGTCTGGTCAGGGGCTCATGGCCACTGTTCGCTGCGGCCATCGCGCTTGCGGTACTCAACGCCCTGACACTGATGACACGGGGCCAGCCTTGGGGCATCACTTCAGCATTTGCACTTTGGGGCTCGAAGGTCGCCGGCTTCTTCGGCATCGATGTTGCAGAATGGGGATACTGGCAGGGAGCGAATGCAGCCGCACTCGAATCCTCCATATTCGCCGACACCACGACCGTACTCAACTTCGGCGTCATCCTGGGTGCATTCATTGCATCTGCGGCAGGCGGCCTGTTCAAATTCACGAAAATCACCTTGGGCAACTTTTCAGCCTCCGTCATTGGCGGGCTGTTGATGGGTTATGGTGCCCGTCTTGCATTCGGATGCAACATAGGCGCCTATTTCGGGGGCATCGCCTCCTTCAGCATGCATGGATACATCTGGGGCATACTGGCGCTTGCCGGTACATTCCTGGCGCTCTATCTTCGTCCACTTTTCGGACTTTCCGTGCCAAAATCCAATGATTCCGTATGCTGA
- a CDS encoding aldehyde dehydrogenase family protein produces MRNHTQQYINGEWVESASGETIDVINPATGEAFGKIAKGNAEDVDKAVEAAHSVYLEFRHTPVEERREMLDRIVEEYENRKEDLIEAITDELGSPLEMSEKTHYQAGLNHFTAARDALDTFEFEEQRGDHLVVKEAIGVSGLITPWNFPTNQTALKLAAAFAAGSPVVMKPSEETPFAAIILAEIFEAAGVPKGVFNLVNGNGEGVGNPLSEHPKVRMMSFTGSGPTGSKIMEKASRDFKKVSLELGGKSPLIILEDADVEEAAKIAVKKVVHNTGQVCTAGTRTLVPESMKEAFLEAAKKEMEQVKVGDPRKEGTAVGPLVSRKQFDTVQSYIEKGTEEGATLSHGGAGQPDGLDKGFFVRPTIFSDVKNDMVIAQEEIFGPVMSVITYRNLDEAIEIANDTKYGLAGYVFGEDMDTLKDVARRIEAGTVEINGAGGRKDLPFGGYKQSGIGREWGDYGIEEFLEVKAIKGYFK; encoded by the coding sequence ATGAGAAATCACACGCAACAGTATATAAACGGCGAATGGGTTGAAAGCGCAAGTGGAGAAACAATCGATGTCATAAATCCAGCAACCGGTGAAGCCTTCGGCAAGATCGCCAAGGGTAATGCTGAAGATGTAGATAAGGCCGTAGAAGCCGCGCACTCCGTCTACCTTGAATTCCGCCATACACCAGTGGAGGAAAGACGTGAAATGCTGGACAGGATTGTCGAGGAATACGAAAATCGTAAGGAAGACTTGATCGAGGCGATTACAGATGAGCTTGGTTCCCCGCTCGAGATGTCGGAAAAGACGCATTATCAGGCTGGACTCAACCACTTCACAGCCGCAAGGGATGCGCTTGATACATTCGAATTTGAAGAGCAGCGTGGTGATCATCTCGTAGTCAAGGAAGCGATCGGGGTTTCAGGACTCATCACCCCCTGGAACTTCCCGACGAACCAGACCGCATTGAAGCTGGCTGCTGCCTTTGCAGCAGGCAGCCCTGTAGTGATGAAGCCTTCAGAGGAAACACCTTTTGCAGCCATCATCCTCGCTGAAATCTTCGAGGCTGCCGGGGTGCCGAAAGGCGTATTCAACCTCGTGAATGGAAATGGTGAAGGTGTAGGGAACCCGCTCAGTGAACATCCGAAAGTCCGTATGATGTCATTCACCGGCTCCGGTCCTACAGGCTCCAAAATCATGGAGAAGGCAAGCAGGGACTTCAAGAAGGTCTCCCTGGAACTCGGTGGAAAATCGCCGCTCATCATCCTCGAGGATGCGGATGTCGAAGAGGCTGCCAAAATTGCCGTCAAAAAGGTCGTCCATAATACCGGACAGGTATGCACGGCGGGCACCCGGACCCTGGTCCCGGAATCCATGAAGGAAGCATTCCTGGAAGCGGCCAAGAAGGAAATGGAACAGGTGAAAGTCGGAGACCCGCGTAAAGAGGGGACTGCTGTCGGCCCTCTCGTCAGCCGGAAACAGTTTGATACTGTGCAGTCCTATATTGAGAAGGGGACAGAGGAAGGTGCAACACTCTCCCATGGCGGCGCTGGTCAGCCGGATGGCCTCGACAAAGGGTTCTTCGTCAGACCGACCATCTTCTCTGATGTCAAAAATGACATGGTCATCGCCCAAGAGGAGATTTTCGGCCCTGTGATGTCCGTCATCACCTATAGGAATCTTGATGAAGCAATTGAGATTGCGAACGATACCAAATACGGTCTTGCCGGCTATGTCTTCGGTGAAGACATGGATACCCTTAAAGATGTCGCCCGCCGCATTGAAGCAGGTACAGTCGAAATCAATGGTGCAGGCGGACGTAAAGATCTGCCGTTTGGCGGCTATAAACAGTCAGGAATCGGACGCGAGTGGGGAGATTACGGCATCGAGGAGTTCCTCGAAGTCAAAGCGATCAAAGGCTATTTCAAATAA
- the dhaK gene encoding dihydroxyacetone kinase subunit DhaK, giving the protein MKKLINDKERFLSDMLDGLKHRDPAIEVIEGTVVVRKDRKKKGVALVSGGGSGHEPAHAGYVAQGMLDAAVCGEVFTSPTPDKVLSAIKAVDNGDGVLLVIKNYSGDVMNFEMAQEMAEAEGYRVASVVVRDDVAIDNEEQRRGVAGTVLVHKYAGYLAEQGVPLDDIVKKVQEMMTSLYSIGMALHPCLVPTTGEYGFDLSEDEMEIGIGIHGEKGISREKSETVDKIVDRLLDELFKYTDTSQMILMINGMGATPESELSIVTKYVMEAMDQRGLKVSKLLVGDYMTALDMQGFSLTVLDGEDEVITAIEADTGSKYF; this is encoded by the coding sequence GTGAAAAAACTGATCAATGACAAAGAACGCTTCCTCTCGGATATGCTAGACGGTCTGAAACATCGTGATCCGGCAATCGAGGTGATTGAAGGAACGGTAGTCGTCAGGAAAGACAGGAAGAAGAAAGGGGTCGCTCTTGTTTCCGGAGGAGGTAGCGGTCATGAGCCCGCCCATGCCGGATATGTGGCGCAAGGTATGCTTGATGCTGCAGTCTGCGGCGAAGTATTCACCTCGCCGACGCCGGATAAGGTGCTTTCAGCAATAAAAGCCGTGGATAATGGTGATGGTGTCCTGCTCGTCATCAAAAACTATAGCGGTGATGTCATGAACTTCGAGATGGCCCAGGAAATGGCGGAAGCAGAAGGATACCGCGTCGCTTCAGTAGTTGTCAGGGATGATGTTGCGATCGATAATGAAGAGCAAAGACGGGGAGTGGCAGGGACTGTACTCGTCCATAAATACGCAGGATATCTCGCAGAGCAGGGTGTTCCACTCGATGACATCGTAAAGAAAGTACAGGAAATGATGACTTCACTCTATTCCATCGGTATGGCGCTCCACCCATGCCTTGTGCCGACGACCGGGGAGTATGGGTTTGACCTGTCGGAAGATGAAATGGAAATAGGAATCGGCATCCATGGGGAAAAAGGTATTTCCCGGGAAAAGTCCGAGACTGTCGACAAGATCGTCGATCGACTGCTCGATGAGCTGTTCAAGTACACCGACACTTCCCAAATGATCCTTATGATCAATGGAATGGGAGCCACGCCGGAGAGCGAACTCAGCATCGTCACGAAGTATGTGATGGAGGCGATGGATCAGCGTGGGCTCAAAGTCTCCAAACTGCTGGTCGGTGACTATATGACAGCACTCGACATGCAGGGGTTCTCCCTGACCGTGCTTGACGGAGAGGACGAAGTCATCACAGCAATCGAGGCAGATACAGGATCCAAGTATTTCTAA
- the dhaL gene encoding dihydroxyacetone kinase subunit DhaL produces MNAEKLLEQMHGLKSVFDEKEGELTGLDREIGDGDHGVNMKRGFSAVNEKVGSGSTQEILKQTGMTLMSSIGGASGPLYGFSFVKMSEVAKEEINGDNLIEMLEVFDRTVAEKGKVEGGEKTMYDVISKSADLLRDKGSLSLEDLQQLAEETKDMIATKGRAAYFKEKSKGTIDPGAQSAVYIIHALGAGVEK; encoded by the coding sequence ATGAATGCCGAAAAGCTGCTTGAACAGATGCATGGGTTAAAATCCGTGTTTGATGAAAAGGAAGGCGAACTGACAGGACTGGATCGTGAAATCGGCGACGGGGACCACGGGGTCAATATGAAGCGTGGATTTTCAGCCGTAAATGAAAAGGTTGGGTCCGGTTCGACACAGGAAATACTGAAACAGACCGGGATGACGCTGATGAGCTCCATCGGTGGTGCAAGTGGACCACTCTATGGATTCAGCTTCGTTAAAATGAGTGAAGTGGCCAAAGAGGAAATTAATGGTGACAACCTGATTGAAATGTTGGAGGTGTTCGATAGGACCGTGGCTGAGAAGGGCAAGGTCGAAGGCGGCGAAAAGACGATGTATGATGTCATTTCCAAATCCGCAGATCTGCTCCGCGATAAAGGATCACTCAGCCTGGAAGACCTCCAGCAACTGGCAGAGGAGACGAAGGATATGATTGCGACTAAAGGGCGTGCCGCCTATTTCAAGGAGAAGTCCAAAGGGACGATCGACCCCGGTGCGCAAAGTGCCGTCTATATCATCCATGCACTGGGAGCAGGTGTTGAAAAATGA
- the dhaM gene encoding dihydroxyacetone kinase phosphoryl donor subunit DhaM: MTEILIISHSSEIAQGTRALVSQMAGDTIIHASGGVDGGIGTNIDQINDMIGKIGSDTICFYDIGSSRMNLEMAVEMYDGEHKLHISEAPIVEGAFLAAVENSVGSSTEAILEKLDTMKK; this comes from the coding sequence ATGACCGAGATTCTTATCATCAGCCATAGCAGCGAAATTGCACAAGGTACCCGTGCGCTGGTTTCCCAGATGGCAGGGGACACCATCATCCACGCCTCCGGCGGGGTAGACGGGGGCATCGGCACCAACATCGACCAGATCAATGACATGATTGGAAAAATAGGGTCGGATACCATCTGCTTCTACGATATCGGCTCCAGCAGAATGAACCTGGAAATGGCGGTTGAAATGTATGATGGAGAGCATAAATTGCACATATCGGAAGCTCCCATAGTCGAAGGTGCCTTTTTGGCTGCTGTTGAAAACAGTGTAGGCTCCTCTACGGAAGCTATCCTTGAAAAACTCGATACGATGAAGAAATGA
- a CDS encoding iron-containing alcohol dehydrogenase — protein MRKPYYRGYQKLMKAAMENMPWRTPLVVEGVHSLDRLPALVSAAGISRLFVVTDKGILEAGLTDVMLEQLEMRGIHCTVYSDTLANPTIQNVEAAVGQYNEAQSEGIVAFGGGSAMDCAKCLGARIARPDKSLSAMRGVFKLRRNMPPFFAVPTTAGTGSEGTLAAVISDRDTHEKYVLMDTSLIPHVAVLDPYLTLDLPQEVTAMTGMDALTHAVESYIGRSNTKATASYAKETVRLVFDNLEASHNNGHDLKARREMQQAAFKAGLAFTRAYVGNIHAIAHTLGGHYNVPHGWANAVIMPHVLEYYGSAVYKPLSELADVAGIGHPTETEAVKAAAFIAAIRRMNEKMGIPEKVEGIKDEDIPGMIEKAYREANPLYPVPVIFDRSDFEHIFNEIRK, from the coding sequence ATGCGTAAACCCTACTACAGGGGATATCAGAAGCTCATGAAGGCTGCGATGGAAAATATGCCATGGAGGACACCGCTCGTTGTTGAAGGCGTACATAGTCTCGACCGTTTGCCGGCACTCGTCAGTGCAGCTGGTATAAGCAGATTGTTTGTGGTCACTGATAAGGGAATACTGGAAGCGGGTCTTACAGATGTCATGTTGGAACAGTTGGAGATGAGGGGGATTCACTGTACCGTCTACAGTGATACTCTTGCCAACCCCACGATCCAGAATGTGGAAGCGGCCGTCGGGCAATACAATGAAGCGCAATCTGAAGGGATAGTAGCTTTTGGAGGGGGCTCGGCGATGGATTGTGCGAAATGTCTGGGTGCGAGGATCGCGAGGCCTGATAAAAGCTTATCCGCCATGCGGGGCGTGTTTAAGTTGAGAAGAAATATGCCCCCCTTTTTTGCGGTGCCGACAACTGCCGGAACGGGAAGTGAAGGTACACTGGCTGCGGTCATCTCCGATAGGGATACCCATGAAAAATATGTTCTGATGGACACCTCCCTCATTCCGCATGTGGCTGTACTCGATCCCTATCTGACACTGGATCTGCCTCAAGAAGTTACAGCGATGACTGGTATGGATGCGCTCACTCATGCAGTGGAATCATATATCGGCAGAAGCAATACAAAGGCAACTGCATCCTATGCCAAGGAGACGGTCAGACTCGTCTTCGATAATCTTGAAGCCTCCCATAATAACGGACATGATCTGAAGGCGAGGCGTGAGATGCAGCAGGCAGCCTTTAAGGCGGGACTGGCGTTCACCCGTGCATATGTAGGGAACATCCATGCCATCGCCCATACACTGGGCGGTCATTATAACGTGCCGCATGGGTGGGCTAACGCCGTTATAATGCCCCACGTGCTTGAATACTATGGGTCAGCAGTGTATAAGCCCCTCTCGGAATTAGCGGATGTTGCAGGAATCGGGCACCCTACAGAAACAGAGGCGGTTAAAGCTGCTGCGTTCATTGCGGCAATCAGAAGAATGAATGAAAAGATGGGCATACCTGAAAAAGTGGAAGGTATAAAAGATGAGGATATCCCAGGTATGATAGAAAAAGCATATCGGGAAGCGAACCCGCTGTATCCTGTGCCTGTCATTTTTGACAGATCGGACTTTGAGCATATCTTTAACGAGATCAGAAAATGA
- a CDS encoding FAD-dependent oxidoreductase, with protein MKIAIVGGVAGGATAATRIRRMDESAEIIMFERGEHVSYSNCSLPYYLSDVVDDSNKLLVMSEEKFLNQYNIDVRTLNEVMEIDRENSKVVVKDLNSGETYEESYDKLVLSPGAKPIMPPSITGIDKSHVFSLRNVADIRKIDSYIDENDVKHVSIVGGGFIGLEVAENLVERGTKVSLIEAQNQVMAPFDYDMVQIIHKSLHDNGVDLRVNTAVAGIEDASIKFSDGNALDTDMVIMAIGVAPETKLVSQAGLEIGKTGGIKVDTHYRTSDENIYAIGDAIEVTHKITGAATRLALAGPAQRQARTVANDIFGRDGAETPVIGTSVVKVFDYNAASTGLNEKLAVAFGADYGTVYVIPQDKVGLMPNSHPMHFKLLFDKQSKKVLGAQAVGKGNVDKRIDVIATLIKMDGTIEDLKNLELAYSPMHGTAKDVVNVAGLAAENILNGDLEQVPVSKVRELVEADAYIIDVRETNEYETGHLKGSHNIPLSELRNKMDEIPQDIPVYLHCRTGQRSYNAVRILKNTGFGNVMNISGSYLGISFFEYFNNLSGERAPIVTEYNFN; from the coding sequence ATGAAAATTGCAATTGTTGGAGGAGTGGCCGGAGGCGCCACAGCCGCTACACGAATCAGAAGGATGGACGAGTCTGCAGAAATCATCATGTTTGAACGTGGAGAACATGTCTCCTATTCGAACTGCTCCCTGCCCTACTATTTGAGTGATGTAGTGGATGACAGCAACAAACTGCTTGTCATGTCTGAAGAGAAATTTTTGAACCAATATAATATAGATGTCAGAACCTTGAATGAAGTAATGGAAATCGACAGGGAAAACAGCAAAGTTGTTGTGAAGGATCTGAACAGCGGTGAGACGTATGAAGAATCATACGATAAGCTGGTACTCTCCCCAGGGGCAAAGCCGATCATGCCACCAAGCATCACTGGTATCGATAAGTCCCACGTATTCTCCCTGCGTAATGTCGCAGACATAAGGAAGATTGATTCATACATCGATGAGAATGACGTAAAACATGTGTCGATCGTCGGCGGTGGATTCATCGGTCTGGAAGTTGCAGAGAATCTTGTAGAACGTGGCACTAAAGTATCGCTGATCGAAGCACAGAACCAGGTCATGGCCCCGTTCGATTACGATATGGTCCAGATCATCCATAAATCACTCCATGACAATGGGGTGGACTTGAGAGTGAATACTGCCGTTGCAGGAATAGAGGATGCCAGCATCAAATTCAGTGACGGCAATGCCCTGGATACCGATATGGTTATAATGGCCATCGGCGTCGCACCTGAAACGAAGCTTGTTTCACAGGCAGGCCTAGAAATCGGAAAAACGGGGGGCATCAAAGTGGATACCCACTACCGTACTTCAGATGAAAATATATATGCCATCGGTGATGCCATCGAAGTCACCCATAAAATTACCGGTGCAGCAACACGGCTGGCTCTCGCCGGTCCAGCACAGAGGCAGGCACGCACTGTAGCGAATGACATCTTCGGCAGGGATGGCGCAGAAACGCCGGTCATCGGCACCAGTGTAGTCAAGGTGTTCGATTACAATGCAGCGTCCACCGGCCTGAATGAAAAGCTGGCGGTCGCTTTCGGAGCAGACTACGGTACGGTCTATGTCATTCCACAGGATAAGGTTGGTCTGATGCCGAACAGTCACCCGATGCATTTCAAACTTCTGTTCGATAAGCAGTCGAAAAAAGTACTTGGCGCCCAGGCTGTCGGAAAAGGAAATGTAGACAAGCGGATTGATGTCATCGCAACACTCATAAAAATGGATGGAACGATCGAAGACCTCAAAAACCTCGAACTTGCCTACTCCCCTATGCACGGTACAGCCAAGGACGTCGTCAACGTTGCTGGGCTCGCAGCGGAAAACATCCTGAATGGCGATCTTGAACAAGTTCCTGTTTCAAAGGTGCGTGAACTTGTCGAGGCAGACGCCTATATCATAGATGTGAGGGAAACCAATGAATATGAAACAGGGCACCTGAAAGGCTCCCATAACATCCCGCTGTCGGAACTCAGGAACAAGATGGACGAAATACCCCAGGATATCCCGGTATATTTGCATTGCCGTACAGGACAACGCAGTTATAATGCCGTTAGGATCCTGAAGAACACTGGCTTTGGAAATGTCATGAATATCAGTGGCAGCTACCTGGGCATCAGCTTCTTCGAATACTTCAATAACCTGTCCGGGGAACGTGCGCCAATCGTTACAGAATATAACTTCAATTAA
- a CDS encoding MFS transporter yields the protein MNQPKVGIQNNLAQFILLVVANLFVGSMVGIERTVLPLLGEEEFGLASTSAALSFIISFGFSKAIINYFAGSIADRYGRKKVLLAGWVIGLFVPVLIIFAHAWWVIVLANVLLGINQGLAWSMTVNMKIDLSKADQRGTAVGLNEFAGYSGVAVLAAVSGYVASTYSLRPEPFYIGIAIGVIGLLLSLIIKDTEGHLKVQMAAAKDEKNEMSAKEVFQKTTWQDRNLSTASFAGMSTNLKDGMAWGLFPLYFTTVGLSVTQIGTIVAVYPAAWGVFQLFTGALSDKLGRRKLITYGMWTQAAALWFILAVGSYPLWMAGAIVLGIGTAMVYPTLQAAISDVAAPGWRASSMGVYRFWRDSGYAFGALLAGVIADFMGVTWAIGLVALIPFIAGLLARFRLEETLKMNNVKQ from the coding sequence ATGAACCAGCCAAAAGTAGGCATACAAAACAATCTTGCCCAATTTATACTCCTTGTAGTGGCGAATCTGTTCGTCGGTTCCATGGTGGGGATAGAAAGGACAGTGCTGCCGCTCCTTGGGGAAGAGGAGTTCGGGCTTGCCTCCACAAGTGCTGCGCTGAGCTTCATCATCAGCTTCGGCTTTTCCAAGGCCATCATCAATTATTTCGCCGGAAGTATAGCAGACAGGTATGGAAGGAAGAAAGTGCTGCTGGCAGGATGGGTAATCGGCCTGTTCGTGCCGGTACTGATCATCTTTGCGCATGCCTGGTGGGTGATCGTACTGGCCAATGTCCTGCTCGGCATCAATCAGGGGCTCGCCTGGTCGATGACTGTGAACATGAAGATCGACCTGTCCAAGGCAGACCAGAGGGGCACGGCGGTAGGGCTGAATGAATTTGCAGGATATTCCGGGGTGGCTGTACTGGCGGCGGTCTCCGGATACGTAGCGTCCACCTATTCACTGCGGCCTGAACCTTTCTATATCGGCATTGCAATTGGTGTCATCGGACTGCTCCTGTCCTTGATCATAAAAGATACGGAGGGACATCTGAAAGTGCAGATGGCGGCCGCCAAGGATGAGAAGAACGAAATGTCGGCCAAAGAAGTCTTCCAGAAGACGACATGGCAGGACCGTAACCTTTCAACCGCAAGCTTTGCAGGCATGTCGACCAATCTCAAGGACGGCATGGCGTGGGGGCTCTTCCCCCTCTATTTCACGACTGTCGGACTGAGTGTCACACAGATCGGGACGATAGTAGCTGTATATCCTGCCGCTTGGGGCGTTTTCCAGCTTTTTACCGGGGCTTTGAGCGATAAGCTGGGGCGCAGGAAACTCATCACCTATGGGATGTGGACTCAGGCAGCCGCGTTGTGGTTCATTCTGGCTGTGGGAAGCTATCCCCTATGGATGGCAGGTGCCATAGTACTCGGAATCGGTACGGCCATGGTCTACCCCACCCTGCAGGCAGCCATCAGTGATGTTGCCGCCCCAGGATGGCGGGCATCGTCGATGGGCGTGTACCGCTTCTGGAGGGACAGCGGATACGCTTTCGGTGCGCTCCTTGCTGGTGTGATTGCAGACTTCATGGGTGTGACATGGGCGATCGGACTGGTGGCGTTGATACCATTCATAGCAGGACTGCTTGCCCGATTCCGTCTTGAGGAAACTTTGAAGATGAATAACGTCAAACAGTAG
- a CDS encoding BCCT family transporter — protein sequence MENPTQPSGRKLSKVFIYASIIVGIMVVLGAVFPDRFGQVTGNVGSWVIEYFGWYYLIITTLMVFFCIFLVFSPIGKLKLGKPYHKPEFHTISWLAMLFSAGMGIGLVFYGAAEPIQHYMGPPTADPETDAAMVEALRSTFFHYGFHAWAMYGVVALALAYSQFRKGEVGLLSKTLRPILGDRVDGPIGIAVDVLSVFATIIGVAVSLGVGTLQINGGLNYLFGLPINIMVQGIIIAVVTFLFLISAWSGLSKGIQYLSNLNMGLAGILLIAVLILGPTMMILNMMNTSTGAMLDTFLYNSLDVAPLNQQKSEWLEVWTIYYWGWWMSWSPFVGIFIARVSRGRSVREFVLAVLLVPTLVSIVWFSVFGVTGIEIGKTVPAIFDMNAETMLFGIFNELPLSMVLSVIALLLVSSFFVTSADSATYVLGMQTAFGSLQPSNKIKIVWGIALSSIAFVLLLSGGDTGLAALQSAAIISAFPFSFIIISMMVSFYKDANEERKYLGLSITPNRQRMKDYIEKSKRERAEEIKAEQEAGHEHQ from the coding sequence ATGGAAAATCCTACACAACCAAGCGGTAGAAAATTATCAAAAGTATTCATTTATGCTTCCATAATCGTGGGAATCATGGTGGTCCTCGGTGCCGTCTTCCCGGACCGGTTTGGCCAAGTCACCGGCAATGTCGGTTCATGGGTCATTGAATACTTCGGCTGGTACTATCTGATCATCACCACATTGATGGTCTTCTTCTGTATCTTCCTCGTCTTCAGCCCGATCGGTAAATTGAAACTCGGCAAACCGTACCATAAGCCGGAATTCCACACCATCTCATGGCTCGCCATGCTGTTCAGTGCCGGAATGGGAATCGGCCTCGTGTTCTATGGTGCAGCGGAACCGATCCAGCACTATATGGGCCCGCCGACGGCCGATCCTGAAACGGATGCCGCCATGGTGGAGGCATTGCGCTCAACCTTCTTCCACTACGGCTTCCATGCATGGGCGATGTATGGCGTCGTTGCCCTTGCCCTCGCATATTCACAGTTCAGGAAAGGCGAGGTCGGTCTTCTTTCCAAGACGCTTCGACCGATACTCGGTGATCGTGTCGATGGTCCGATCGGCATTGCTGTGGACGTACTTTCCGTGTTTGCAACCATCATCGGTGTCGCCGTATCCCTTGGTGTCGGCACATTGCAGATCAATGGTGGATTGAACTATCTCTTTGGTCTGCCCATCAACATCATGGTCCAGGGCATCATCATAGCAGTCGTTACATTCCTGTTCCTGATCAGTGCGTGGAGCGGACTGAGCAAGGGAATCCAGTACTTGAGCAACCTGAATATGGGCCTTGCGGGCATCCTTCTCATTGCTGTACTCATCCTCGGTCCGACGATGATGATCCTCAACATGATGAATACATCAACAGGTGCCATGCTCGATACATTCCTGTATAACAGCCTTGATGTCGCGCCCCTGAACCAGCAGAAGAGCGAGTGGCTTGAAGTATGGACCATCTACTACTGGGGCTGGTGGATGAGCTGGAGTCCTTTCGTCGGTATATTCATAGCAAGGGTCTCCCGTGGACGTTCAGTGCGTGAATTCGTATTGGCGGTGCTGCTTGTACCGACACTCGTCAGCATCGTATGGTTCAGCGTCTTCGGTGTCACAGGCATCGAAATCGGAAAAACTGTACCAGCCATCTTCGATATGAATGCGGAAACGATGCTGTTCGGCATATTCAACGAACTTCCGCTGAGCATGGTGCTGTCAGTCATCGCACTGCTGCTCGTTTCATCATTCTTTGTAACTTCCGCCGACTCAGCTACGTATGTACTCGGCATGCAGACGGCATTCGGCTCTCTGCAGCCATCCAACAAGATAAAGATCGTATGGGGTATCGCACTGTCCTCAATCGCCTTCGTACTGCTGCTGTCAGGTGGGGATACAGGACTTGCCGCACTCCAGTCGGCAGCGATCATTTCAGCCTTCCCATTCAGTTTCATCATCATTTCGATGATGGTGTCATTCTATAAGGATGCGAACGAAGAGCGTAAATACCTTGGCCTTTCCATAACACCGAACAGGCAGCGCATGAAGGATTATATAGAAAAATCCAAGCGCGAACGTGCAGAAGAAATAAAAGCCGAGCAGGAAGCCGGCCATGAGCATCAATAG